One region of Streptococcus salivarius genomic DNA includes:
- a CDS encoding replication-associated recombination protein A gives MPDNLALRMRPRTISEVIGQKHLVGEGKIIRRMVEANMLSSMILYGPPGIGKTSIASAIAGTTKFAFRTFNATVDSKKRLQEIAEEAKFSGGLVLLLDEIHRLDKAKQDFLLPLLENGNIIMIGATTENPFFSVTPAIRSRVQIFELEPLSNEDIKEAILGVLEDKERGFDFDVQLDEDALDFIATATNGDLRSAYNSLDLAVMSTPASEDGLRHITLDTVENSLQRSYITMDKDGDGHYDVLSALQKSIRGSDVNASLHYAARLVEAGDLPSLARRLTVIAYEDIGLANPDAQVHTVTALEAAQKVGFPEARILIANVVVDLALSPKSNSAYMAMDAALADLRKSGNLPIPRHLRDGHYAGSKELGNAQDYKYPHAYPEKWVKQQYLPDKLRGVNYFQPNETGKYERALGANKERIDKLSR, from the coding sequence ATGCCAGATAATCTTGCTCTACGCATGCGTCCACGTACAATTTCAGAGGTGATTGGTCAGAAGCATTTGGTTGGTGAAGGTAAAATTATTCGCCGTATGGTAGAAGCGAATATGCTGTCGTCAATGATTCTCTACGGGCCACCAGGAATCGGGAAGACCTCAATAGCTAGTGCTATTGCAGGAACAACAAAATTTGCTTTTAGAACCTTTAATGCTACTGTTGATAGCAAGAAACGCCTACAGGAAATTGCGGAAGAGGCTAAATTTTCAGGTGGCTTAGTTCTGCTTCTAGATGAGATTCATCGTTTGGATAAAGCTAAACAAGACTTTTTATTGCCACTCTTAGAGAATGGTAATATTATCATGATTGGGGCTACAACGGAGAATCCGTTTTTTTCTGTCACACCAGCCATCCGTAGTCGTGTACAAATATTTGAGTTGGAACCACTCTCTAACGAGGATATTAAGGAAGCTATACTAGGTGTTCTAGAGGACAAGGAGCGTGGCTTTGACTTTGATGTCCAGTTAGATGAGGATGCTCTAGATTTTATTGCTACGGCTACTAATGGTGATTTACGTTCGGCTTATAATTCCTTAGATTTAGCTGTCATGTCGACGCCAGCTTCAGAAGATGGGCTTCGCCATATTACTTTAGATACAGTGGAAAATAGTTTACAACGTAGCTATATCACCATGGATAAAGACGGTGATGGACACTATGATGTACTTTCTGCTTTGCAAAAATCTATTCGAGGCTCTGATGTTAATGCCAGTCTTCACTATGCAGCACGTTTGGTTGAAGCAGGAGATCTCCCTAGTCTAGCACGACGCTTGACTGTGATTGCGTACGAGGATATTGGTTTAGCTAATCCTGATGCGCAAGTTCACACGGTTACAGCTTTGGAAGCTGCACAGAAAGTAGGTTTCCCAGAGGCGCGTATTTTGATTGCCAATGTAGTTGTTGACTTAGCTTTATCTCCTAAGTCGAATTCGGCTTATATGGCTATGGATGCTGCCTTGGCAGACCTTAGAAAATCAGGGAATTTACCTATTCCTCGTCATTTGAGAGATGGACACTATGCTGGAAGCAAGGAACTGGGCAATGCACAAGATTACAAGTATCCCCATGCTTATCCTGAAAAGTGGGTCAAACAACAATATCTTCCGGATAAATTAAGAGGTGTGAATTATTTCCAACCCAATGAAACCGGGAAATATGAAAGAGCTCTTGGAGCTAATAAAGAACGGATCGATAAGTTATCTAGGTAA
- the rpmB gene encoding 50S ribosomal protein L28, protein MAKVCYFTGRKTVSGNNRSHAMNKTKRAVKPNLQKVTILVDGKPKKVWASARALKSGKVERV, encoded by the coding sequence ATGGCTAAAGTATGTTACTTTACAGGACGTAAAACTGTTTCTGGAAACAACCGTTCACACGCTATGAACAAAACTAAACGTGCCGTTAAACCTAACCTTCAAAAAGTTACTATCCTTGTTGATGGTAAACCTAAAAAAGTTTGGGCTTCAGCTCGTGCGCTTAAATCTGGTAAAGTTGAACGCGTTTAA
- a CDS encoding IreB family regulatory phosphoprotein, whose amino-acid sequence MGFTDETVRFNLDDGSKDEISNTLTNVYRSLAEKGYNPINQIVGYVLSGDPAYVPRYNDARNQIRKYERDEIVEELVRYYLKGNGIDL is encoded by the coding sequence ATGGGATTTACAGATGAAACTGTTCGTTTCAACCTAGACGACGGTAGCAAAGATGAAATCAGTAATACTTTGACAAATGTCTACCGTTCGTTAGCTGAGAAAGGTTATAATCCTATCAACCAAATCGTCGGTTATGTTCTGAGCGGTGACCCTGCTTATGTTCCGCGTTATAATGACGCCCGTAACCAGATTCGTAAATACGAACGTGATGAAATCGTTGAAGAACTCGTTCGCTATTATCTTAAAGGAAATGGAATTGACCTCTAA
- the ruvX gene encoding Holliday junction resolvase RuvX — MRVMGLDVGSKTVGVAISDPLGFTAQGVEIIKIDEEAEEFGFDRLGELVKEYKVEKFVVGLPKNMNNTEGPRVEASKAYGYKIKEIFGIPVDYQDERLTTVQAERMLVEQADISRGKRKKVIDKLAAQLILQNYLDRMF, encoded by the coding sequence ATGCGAGTAATGGGACTTGATGTTGGCTCAAAAACAGTAGGAGTTGCGATTAGTGATCCCCTCGGTTTTACAGCCCAAGGCGTTGAAATTATTAAAATTGACGAGGAGGCTGAAGAGTTTGGTTTCGACCGACTAGGCGAGCTCGTTAAAGAATATAAGGTAGAAAAATTTGTTGTTGGTCTTCCTAAAAATATGAATAACACTGAAGGACCACGTGTTGAGGCAAGCAAAGCCTATGGTTACAAAATCAAGGAAATCTTTGGAATTCCTGTAGATTACCAAGACGAACGCTTGACAACTGTTCAAGCCGAGCGTATGTTGGTTGAACAAGCAGATATCAGCCGTGGTAAACGTAAAAAAGTTATTGATAAATTAGCTGCCCAACTTATTCTACAAAACTACCTCGATCGAATGTTTTAA
- a CDS encoding DUF1292 domain-containing protein — protein sequence MSHNHDHNHDHEVITLVDEQGNETLFEILLTIDGREEFGKNYVLLVPAGAEEDANGEIEIQAYSFTENEDGTEGDLQPIPEDSDAEWDMIEEVFNSFIDEN from the coding sequence ATGTCACACAATCACGACCACAACCATGATCATGAAGTCATCACTTTAGTAGACGAACAAGGAAATGAAACACTTTTTGAAATCTTGTTGACTATTGATGGACGCGAAGAATTTGGTAAAAACTATGTTCTTTTGGTACCAGCTGGTGCTGAAGAAGATGCTAATGGAGAAATTGAAATCCAAGCATACTCATTCACTGAAAATGAAGACGGTACTGAAGGCGACCTTCAACCAATCCCTGAAGATTCAGATGCTGAATGGGATATGATTGAAGAAGTTTTCAATAGCTTCATCGATGAAAACTAA
- the nrdD gene encoding anaerobic ribonucleoside-triphosphate reductase, translating to MITLEKEKVTINPDIKVIKRDGRMVVFDSSKIYEAILKASEAITPITPLIEAKLEGIANRIVAEINDRFTQNIKIYEIQSIVEHELLEANEYAIAQEYINYRTKRDFERSQATDINFTISKLVNKDQAVVHENANKDSDLYNTQRDLTAGIVGKSVGLKMLPPHVANAHQKGDIHFHDLDYSPYTPMTNCCLIDFKGMLANGFKIGNAEVESPKSIQTATAQISQIIANVASSQYGGCTADRIDEFLAPYAELNYKKHLADAKEWVAEEKREDYARAKTRKDIYDAMQSLEYEINTLFTSNGQTPFTSLGFGLGTNWFEREIQKAILQVRILGLGSEHRTAIFPKLIFTLKRGLNLEPSSPNYDIKQLALECATKRMYPDVLSYDKIVELTGSFKAPMGCRSFLQGWKDENGVEVNSGRMNLGVVTLNLPRIALESKGDQDKFWEIFEERMGIAKDALVYRVERVKEATPANAPILYQYGAFGQRLGKFDNVDQLFKHRRATVSLGYIGLYEVASVFYGSDWETNPEAKAFTLDIVKSMKNACESWSDEYDYHFSVYSTPSESLTDRFCRLDTEKFGVVTDITDKEYYTNSFHYDVRKNPTPFEKLEFEKAYPEAGATGGFIHYCEYPVLQQNPKALEAVWDFAYDRVGYLGTNTPIDKCYKCDFEGDFTPTERGFMCPNCGNTDPKTVDVVKRTCGYLGNPQARPMVKGRHKEISARVKHMNGSTIKYEGKHL from the coding sequence ATGATTACATTAGAAAAAGAAAAGGTTACAATCAACCCTGATATCAAAGTCATCAAACGTGATGGTCGTATGGTTGTCTTTGATTCAAGTAAAATATATGAGGCTATCCTAAAAGCAAGTGAAGCTATTACACCTATCACACCCTTGATTGAAGCAAAGTTGGAGGGAATTGCCAACCGTATTGTTGCTGAAATCAATGACCGCTTCACTCAAAATATCAAAATATATGAAATCCAAAGCATAGTAGAGCACGAGTTACTCGAAGCTAACGAATATGCTATCGCTCAAGAATATATCAACTATCGTACCAAACGTGATTTTGAGCGTTCTCAGGCTACTGACATCAATTTCACCATTAGTAAACTTGTTAATAAAGACCAGGCTGTTGTTCACGAAAATGCTAATAAAGATAGCGATCTTTACAATACGCAACGTGATTTAACCGCAGGAATTGTCGGAAAATCTGTAGGACTTAAGATGCTTCCTCCACACGTAGCAAATGCTCATCAAAAGGGAGATATCCATTTCCACGATTTAGACTACAGCCCTTACACACCTATGACCAACTGTTGTTTGATTGACTTCAAAGGCATGTTGGCAAATGGTTTTAAAATTGGTAACGCTGAAGTTGAAAGTCCTAAATCCATTCAAACTGCAACAGCACAAATTTCACAAATCATCGCAAATGTTGCCTCTAGTCAATATGGTGGCTGTACTGCAGACCGTATCGATGAGTTTTTAGCTCCTTACGCAGAACTTAACTACAAAAAACACTTAGCTGATGCTAAAGAGTGGGTAGCTGAAGAAAAACGTGAAGACTATGCACGCGCCAAAACGCGTAAAGATATCTACGATGCTATGCAATCTCTTGAATACGAGATTAATACGCTTTTCACTTCGAATGGACAAACTCCCTTTACCTCCCTCGGTTTCGGTTTAGGGACAAACTGGTTTGAGCGTGAAATCCAAAAGGCTATCCTACAAGTTCGTATTTTAGGACTTGGCTCCGAGCACCGTACAGCCATTTTCCCTAAACTCATTTTTACCTTAAAACGTGGACTTAACTTAGAGCCTAGCTCACCTAACTACGATATTAAGCAACTAGCTCTTGAATGTGCAACAAAGCGTATGTATCCAGATGTCTTGTCATATGACAAAATCGTTGAATTGACAGGTTCCTTTAAGGCTCCTATGGGATGTCGTTCCTTCCTCCAGGGGTGGAAGGATGAAAATGGTGTTGAAGTTAATTCTGGACGAATGAATCTGGGTGTTGTAACCCTTAATCTTCCTCGAATTGCCCTAGAATCTAAGGGAGACCAAGATAAATTTTGGGAAATTTTTGAAGAAAGAATGGGAATTGCCAAAGATGCACTCGTCTACCGAGTTGAACGTGTCAAAGAAGCTACACCTGCTAATGCACCTATTCTTTATCAGTACGGGGCCTTTGGCCAACGTCTAGGTAAATTCGATAATGTAGATCAACTCTTCAAACATCGTCGTGCAACTGTATCACTTGGTTATATTGGGCTTTATGAAGTAGCATCCGTTTTTTATGGTAGTGACTGGGAGACTAATCCAGAAGCCAAAGCATTCACGTTAGATATCGTTAAATCTATGAAAAATGCTTGTGAAAGTTGGTCTGACGAATATGATTATCATTTCTCTGTTTATTCAACACCATCAGAGAGTTTGACGGATCGTTTCTGTCGTTTGGATACTGAAAAGTTCGGTGTCGTGACTGATATCACAGATAAAGAGTATTACACCAACTCTTTCCACTACGATGTTCGTAAAAATCCAACACCATTTGAAAAATTAGAATTCGAAAAAGCTTACCCCGAAGCTGGCGCAACTGGTGGATTCATCCATTACTGCGAATATCCAGTTCTCCAGCAAAATCCAAAGGCACTCGAAGCTGTCTGGGACTTTGCTTATGACCGTGTCGGTTACCTCGGAACGAATACTCCAATTGATAAATGCTACAAGTGTGACTTTGAAGGGGACTTCACCCCAACAGAACGTGGATTCATGTGTCCTAACTGTGGCAACACAGATCCTAAAACAGTTGATGTTGTCAAACGTACTTGCGGCTATCTAGGAAATCCACAGGCACGCCCAATGGTTAAAGGACGCCACAAAGAAATCTCTGCTCGAGTCAAACACATGAACGGTTCAACCATAAAATATGAAGGTAAACACCTTTAA
- a CDS encoding GNAT family N-acetyltransferase, with protein sequence MILRRPSQTDKEAILEMMAEFEREQSAHDGGFWNPDNFVYEEWLEENIQAEAGLNIPENWVPAIQLVSFDEADHALGFLNLRLRLNDYLLEKGGHIGYSIRPSERGKGYAKESLRQGLQVAKDKNIHRALVTCSIKNPASRAVILANGGQLENIRHETERYWIDLE encoded by the coding sequence ATGATCTTACGCCGACCGAGTCAAACAGATAAAGAAGCTATCTTAGAGATGATGGCTGAATTTGAAAGGGAGCAATCTGCTCATGATGGTGGATTTTGGAACCCCGACAATTTTGTTTATGAAGAGTGGCTGGAAGAAAATATTCAAGCGGAAGCGGGACTCAATATTCCTGAAAACTGGGTTCCTGCTATCCAGCTGGTTAGTTTTGACGAAGCGGATCATGCTCTTGGTTTCCTCAACCTTCGTCTCCGATTAAATGACTACTTACTAGAAAAAGGGGGCCATATTGGCTACTCTATCCGTCCATCCGAACGAGGAAAGGGTTATGCGAAAGAATCACTCCGTCAAGGCTTACAAGTAGCTAAAGACAAGAATATTCATCGTGCTCTGGTCACTTGTAGTATCAAGAATCCTGCTAGTCGAGCTGTTATATTAGCCAACGGTGGCCAGTTGGAGAACATTCGCCATGAAACTGAGCGCTATTGGATAGATTTGGAGTAG
- the nrdG gene encoding anaerobic ribonucleoside-triphosphate reductase activating protein, whose translation MTWNTPKPQEWKSEELSQGRIIDYKAFNFVDGEGVRNSLYVSGCMFHCEGCYNAATWSFKAGIPYTKELEEQIMRDLAQPYVQGLTLLGGEPFLNTGILIPLVKRIREELPEKDIWSWTGYTWEELMLETPDKLELLQLVDILVDGRFDITKKNLMLQFRGSSNQRIIDVKKSLNQGEVVIWDKLNDGQTNYEQVDRKDML comes from the coding sequence ATGACATGGAATACACCAAAACCACAGGAATGGAAGTCTGAAGAACTTAGCCAAGGACGTATTATTGACTACAAAGCTTTTAATTTCGTTGATGGTGAAGGCGTGCGTAACTCCCTTTACGTCTCTGGTTGCATGTTTCATTGCGAGGGATGCTATAACGCTGCCACCTGGTCCTTTAAGGCAGGAATTCCCTATACTAAAGAACTTGAAGAACAAATCATGAGGGATCTAGCTCAACCTTACGTACAAGGTCTCACGCTACTTGGTGGTGAACCCTTCCTAAACACAGGAATTCTCATTCCCCTAGTCAAACGCATTCGTGAGGAACTCCCGGAAAAAGATATCTGGTCTTGGACTGGTTATACTTGGGAGGAGTTGATGCTTGAAACTCCTGATAAACTAGAACTTCTTCAACTCGTTGACATTCTCGTTGACGGCCGCTTTGACATCACTAAAAAGAACCTTATGCTCCAGTTTCGAGGATCATCTAATCAACGTATTATTGATGTCAAAAAATCTCTTAATCAAGGAGAAGTCGTTATTTGGGACAAGCTAAATGACGGTCAAACGAACTATGAACAAGTCGATCGTAAAGATATGCTATAA
- the yaaA gene encoding peroxide stress protein YaaA — translation MIRFLIPTAKEMKASKEVSSQKLSEKSAAILTEMAKLSTDELSTAYKIKPEQAEKEKQRWAAILSGEAKTYPAIELFNGLMYRHIKRSDLSTCEKEFLDQQVFITSSFYGIIPAFYPIQEHRHDFHTKIKVDGQSLKNYWRAEYDQFLEESQVPVVSLLSSEFEDVFSPTLRKQLFTVSFMEDRNGVLKTHSTISKKARGAFLTAVMEENCQTINDLRKLSFDEFNYREDLSSNNELVFVKIA, via the coding sequence ATGATTAGATTTTTAATTCCAACCGCAAAAGAAATGAAGGCCAGTAAGGAAGTTTCGTCTCAAAAATTATCCGAAAAGAGTGCGGCTATCCTAACTGAAATGGCAAAATTGTCCACAGATGAATTATCCACAGCTTATAAAATAAAGCCTGAGCAGGCTGAGAAAGAAAAGCAGCGCTGGGCTGCGATTTTATCGGGAGAAGCGAAAACCTATCCGGCTATCGAGCTTTTTAATGGACTGATGTATCGTCACATCAAACGTAGTGACTTATCCACATGTGAAAAAGAATTCTTAGACCAACAAGTATTTATCACATCTTCTTTTTATGGAATCATTCCCGCTTTTTACCCGATTCAAGAACATCGTCATGACTTTCATACGAAGATTAAGGTTGATGGTCAGTCCTTAAAAAACTATTGGCGTGCTGAATATGATCAATTTTTAGAGGAGAGTCAAGTTCCGGTTGTTTCTTTGCTTTCAAGTGAATTCGAGGATGTTTTTAGTCCAACTCTTCGTAAGCAGTTATTCACGGTTAGTTTTATGGAAGACCGCAATGGGGTTCTTAAGACTCACTCTACGATTTCCAAAAAGGCAAGAGGGGCTTTTTTGACAGCTGTTATGGAGGAGAATTGTCAAACGATTAATGATTTACGAAAATTGTCTTTTGATGAGTTTAATTATCGTGAGGATTTATCCTCTAATAATGAGCTAGTTTTTGTTAAAATTGCATAA
- a CDS encoding YitT family protein: MNKAPLHKHVKFVAKKSAKKMGVLQAVRSISREKYTEKVSASLLYGLLSSIAVNFFFQPGHVYSSGATGLAQVLSALSVRTLGFEIPVSLTFYAINIPLLIMAWYKIGHKFTIFTFITVTMSSLFIQVMPHVTLTEDPLINAIFGGLVMGTGIGFGLKSRISSGGTDIVSLTIRKKTGRDVGNISLIVNGIIMVFAGILFGWKYALYSMVTIFVSSRVTDAIFTKQKKMQAMIVTSNPDPVVRMIQKKLHRGVTLINDAEGTYNHEKKAVLLAIITREEYTDFKHYMRKTDPKAFVSIAENVHILGRFVDLDD, from the coding sequence ATGAATAAAGCACCTCTTCATAAACATGTTAAATTTGTAGCGAAAAAGTCTGCGAAGAAAATGGGCGTTTTGCAGGCTGTACGTAGTATTTCCCGTGAAAAATATACTGAAAAAGTCTCAGCTTCTTTACTTTATGGTCTCTTATCGTCAATCGCCGTTAATTTCTTTTTTCAACCTGGACATGTTTACTCCAGTGGAGCAACAGGTTTGGCACAGGTTTTATCGGCATTGAGTGTTAGAACTTTGGGCTTTGAGATACCAGTATCATTGACTTTCTATGCGATTAATATCCCTCTCTTGATTATGGCTTGGTACAAGATTGGCCATAAATTTACAATCTTTACCTTCATTACAGTAACGATGAGCTCCCTTTTTATTCAGGTGATGCCACATGTAACCTTGACAGAGGATCCTTTGATCAATGCTATCTTTGGTGGTTTGGTCATGGGTACGGGGATTGGTTTCGGTTTAAAATCACGTATCTCTAGTGGGGGGACGGATATCGTTAGCCTCACTATTCGTAAGAAAACAGGTCGTGATGTTGGTAATATCTCCTTGATTGTCAATGGAATTATCATGGTTTTTGCGGGCATTCTTTTTGGTTGGAAATATGCTCTTTATTCAATGGTGACTATTTTTGTTTCTAGTCGAGTTACAGATGCGATTTTCACAAAACAAAAGAAAATGCAGGCTATGATTGTCACAAGTAATCCTGACCCAGTTGTAAGGATGATTCAGAAGAAACTCCACCGTGGAGTAACGCTGATTAATGATGCGGAAGGGACTTATAATCACGAAAAGAAAGCAGTATTACTGGCGATTATTACGCGTGAAGAGTATACTGACTTCAAGCATTATATGAGAAAGACAGATCCCAAAGCCTTTGTCTCCATCGCAGAAAATGTACATATTCTAGGTCGTTTTGTTGATTTAGATGACTAA
- the aspS gene encoding aspartate--tRNA ligase yields the protein MERSMYAGRVRSEHIGTTITLKGWVSRRRNLGGLIFIDLRDREGLMQLVVNPENADANVVETAESLRSEFVIEVTGTVEAREQANDNLPTGAVELKVEDLKVLNTAKTTPFEIKDGVEASDDTRMRYRYLDLRRPEMLENFKLRAKVTHAIRNYLDDLEFIDVETPMLTKSTPEGARDYLVPSRVSQGHFYALPQSPQITKQLLMNAGFDRYYQIVKCFRDEDLRGDRQPEFTQVDLETSFLNEQEIQDITEGLIAKVMKETKGIEVTLPFPRMSYDDAMNNYGSDKPDTRFDMLLQDLTEVVKGVDFKVFAEAPAVKAIVVKGNADKYSRKSIDKLTEFAKQFGAKGLAWVKMTDGALAGPVAKFLTSIEDKLTDALHLEENDLVLFVADTLEIANNTLGALRNQIAKELDMIDNTKFNFLWVVDWPMFEWSEEEGRYMSAHHPFTLPTEDSAAELEGDLSKVRAVAYDIVLNGYELGGGSLRINHKDLQERMLKALGFSEESAYEQFGFLLEAMDYGFPPHGGLAIGLDRFVMLLAGKDNIREVIAFPKNNKASDPMTQAPSLVADKQLEELALHVDLENE from the coding sequence ATGGAACGTTCTATGTATGCCGGACGTGTTCGTAGTGAACACATCGGAACTACTATTACTTTGAAAGGTTGGGTATCTCGCCGTCGTAACCTCGGAGGTTTGATTTTCATCGATCTTCGTGACCGTGAAGGTTTGATGCAGTTGGTTGTTAACCCTGAAAATGCGGATGCTAATGTTGTTGAAACAGCTGAAAGCTTGCGTAGCGAATTTGTTATTGAAGTAACAGGAACTGTTGAAGCGCGTGAACAAGCTAATGATAACTTGCCTACAGGTGCTGTCGAACTTAAAGTTGAAGACCTTAAAGTCCTTAATACTGCCAAAACAACACCATTTGAAATCAAAGATGGTGTTGAGGCTAGTGATGATACACGTATGCGTTACCGCTATTTGGATCTTCGTCGTCCAGAGATGTTGGAAAACTTTAAGCTCCGTGCAAAAGTAACTCACGCCATCCGTAATTATCTTGATGACTTGGAATTTATCGATGTTGAAACACCAATGTTGACAAAATCTACACCAGAAGGTGCTCGTGATTACTTGGTTCCAAGCCGTGTTAGCCAAGGTCACTTTTATGCTCTTCCGCAAAGTCCTCAAATCACTAAACAATTATTGATGAATGCTGGTTTTGACCGTTATTATCAAATTGTTAAGTGTTTCCGTGATGAAGATTTGCGTGGAGACCGTCAACCTGAGTTTACACAAGTTGACTTGGAAACGTCATTCCTTAATGAGCAAGAAATCCAAGATATTACAGAAGGATTGATTGCTAAGGTTATGAAAGAAACTAAAGGAATTGAAGTTACACTACCATTCCCACGCATGTCTTACGATGATGCCATGAATAACTATGGTTCTGACAAGCCAGATACACGCTTTGACATGCTTTTACAAGACTTGACAGAGGTTGTCAAGGGTGTAGACTTCAAAGTGTTTGCTGAAGCGCCAGCTGTTAAGGCAATTGTTGTCAAAGGAAATGCAGACAAATACTCACGTAAAAGTATTGACAAGTTGACAGAGTTTGCCAAACAATTTGGCGCTAAAGGTCTTGCTTGGGTTAAGATGACTGACGGAGCTCTAGCAGGTCCAGTTGCTAAATTCTTGACAAGTATTGAAGATAAGTTGACAGATGCTTTACACCTTGAAGAGAATGATCTAGTTCTTTTTGTAGCAGATACACTTGAAATCGCTAATAACACACTTGGTGCTTTGCGTAATCAAATTGCTAAAGAACTTGACATGATTGACAACACTAAGTTCAACTTCCTTTGGGTTGTCGATTGGCCAATGTTTGAGTGGTCTGAAGAAGAAGGACGCTATATGTCTGCTCACCACCCATTTACTTTGCCAACAGAAGATTCTGCAGCAGAGCTTGAAGGAGATCTTTCCAAGGTACGTGCTGTAGCTTATGATATTGTCTTGAATGGTTATGAGCTTGGTGGAGGAAGTCTACGTATCAATCATAAAGACCTACAGGAACGTATGTTGAAAGCCCTTGGTTTCTCTGAAGAATCAGCCTATGAGCAATTTGGATTCCTTCTTGAAGCTATGGACTATGGTTTCCCACCACATGGTGGTTTGGCTATCGGTCTTGACCGTTTTGTTATGCTTCTTGCAGGTAAAGATAATATCCGTGAAGTGATTGCCTTCCCTAAAAATAATAAGGCATCAGATCCTATGACTCAGGCCCCAAGTCTTGTGGCTGATAAACAGTTGGAAGAACTTGCCCTTCATGTAGATTTAGAAAATGAATAA
- the hisS gene encoding histidine--tRNA ligase, with protein MKLQKPKGTQDILPADSAKWQYVENVARETFKKYNYGEIRTPMFEHYEVISRSVGDTTDIVTKEMYDFHDKGDRHITLRPEGTAPVVRSYVENKLFAPEVQKPVKVYYIGSMFRYERPQAGRLREFHQLGVECFGSKNPATDVETIAMAYQLFNTLGIKDVTLHLNSLGNTESRLAYRQALIDYLTPMRESLSKDSQRRLDENPLRVLDSKEKEDKVAVENAPSILDYLDEESQAHFDEVRTMLDSLNIPYVIDTNMVRGLDYYNHTIFEFITTIDKSELTICAGGRYDSLVEYFGGPETAGFGFGLGLERLLLVLDKQGIELPVEENLDVYIAVLGSGANGKALELVQAIRYQGFKAERDYLGRKIKAQFKSADTFKAKTVITLGESEVESGQVNVKNNATREEVTVSFEELTKNFAAVLEQLEK; from the coding sequence ATGAAACTTCAAAAACCTAAGGGAACGCAGGATATTTTACCTGCGGATAGTGCCAAATGGCAGTACGTAGAAAATGTTGCACGTGAAACATTTAAGAAATACAATTATGGTGAAATTCGTACACCTATGTTTGAACATTACGAGGTCATTTCACGTTCAGTAGGTGATACAACTGACATCGTTACTAAGGAAATGTATGATTTTCATGATAAGGGAGACCGTCATATTACACTTCGTCCAGAAGGAACAGCACCGGTTGTACGCTCTTATGTAGAAAACAAACTCTTTGCGCCAGAGGTCCAAAAACCTGTTAAAGTTTATTATATTGGATCAATGTTCCGTTATGAACGTCCTCAAGCAGGACGCTTGCGCGAGTTCCACCAACTAGGTGTAGAGTGCTTTGGATCAAAAAATCCTGCAACAGATGTTGAAACCATTGCTATGGCCTACCAACTCTTTAATACGCTTGGCATTAAGGATGTTACCCTTCATTTGAATAGCCTTGGAAATACTGAGAGTCGTCTGGCTTATCGTCAGGCCTTGATTGACTATTTGACACCAATGCGTGAAAGTTTGTCAAAAGATAGTCAACGTCGTTTGGATGAAAATCCTTTGCGAGTACTCGATTCAAAAGAAAAAGAAGATAAGGTTGCCGTTGAAAATGCTCCATCTATCCTTGATTATTTAGATGAAGAAAGTCAAGCGCACTTTGACGAAGTACGTACCATGCTTGATAGTCTTAACATTCCTTACGTGATTGATACTAATATGGTACGTGGTCTTGATTACTACAACCACACGATTTTTGAATTTATTACCACTATTGATAAGTCTGAATTGACAATTTGTGCAGGCGGTCGTTACGATAGTTTGGTTGAATACTTCGGTGGTCCAGAAACAGCTGGTTTTGGTTTTGGACTTGGTTTAGAACGCTTGCTTTTGGTTCTTGATAAACAAGGTATTGAGCTTCCGGTGGAAGAAAATCTGGATGTTTACATTGCAGTACTTGGTTCAGGTGCCAATGGCAAAGCTCTTGAGTTAGTTCAAGCTATCCGCTATCAAGGATTTAAGGCTGAACGTGATTATCTTGGACGTAAGATTAAGGCACAATTTAAGTCAGCAGATACCTTCAAGGCCAAGACGGTTATCACATTAGGTGAGAGTGAAGTGGAGTCAGGTCAGGTTAATGTCAAAAATAATGCTACTCGTGAGGAAGTTACTGTAAGTTTCGAAGAGCTAACTAAAAACTTTGCTGCAGTCCTCGAACAGTTAGAAAAGTAG